TGCCCAAGAGAAACACCTCGTAGCGCATTgtctataaaacaaaaaatatataactatTTCGAAGGATTTCGTTAAGGGAAAAACtcaagcaaaatgcaaaaaataacaGAATATCATTTTGAAGGTGCGATTATTAAGTGAGCAATTagtgaaataaataatgatgTTTGGGAAAATTGTATGCCCTCAAGAATTTATCAAGATAAATCACTTTATATAATTTCTGTTCTAGGAACTGATTGTTCTTATCAAACACAAACTTATCTTTTATCTTTcccatttattttgtttatttcagaGAGCCGCAAAATGCACGGCATCAAGCGAGTGCTCGTCTTCTGCATTATGATTGTGATCTTGCCGGCGACACTGATCATAATGCCTCTCTATTTGCGGAACACGGTATTTGCGGATGTGGTCTACCCGGTTGCGGAATCGGACATCATTGAGATCAGGGATGGCATTTCCTCGATATTCTGCGAGAAACACACGCTGAAGATGAACAGTCACTTCAATGCGTTTCAGCTGCAGAATAAACCAGAGATTTCCACAAGTCGCAAGCACATTCGGCTGAAGAAATCAATGACTCTGCCCGATGACACCCTGGAGTACTGGGGATTTTTTTTGCTGAAGGGTGCCAGGGTGTCGCTCAAGTTCTGCTCCCTCTACAATGGATCGCGTATTCTGGTGGTCAAGGGGAAGCGCGAACTCAAGCTGTGCGGTCTGACGGAtcacaacaagaacaagctGGGTGCCAACTATGCTCAGGGTCACGATCAGGTTAAGGTCTTCTTTGAGGATGTACTTGAGATCACGGAGGAGAAACTGCCAGCTGAAGGATTGCTGGAGCATGAGAATCATGGTGGCGAGGATCTCACCGAGGATCACGTGCCGTTCAACGTGACTGCAGTCAATGGGACCGCAGTCAATGGGACCGCAGTCAATGCGACCGCACTCAATGTGACCACAACGACCGCATCGCCCGCTAAACTTTTCAGAAAGAAGCTGAAGAAGGGCTCGCGATTCCATCAACCACACGTCAAGTCTGCGGAAGCCATCGAGTTGGGCGACAACGCTACAGAGACAGCCAATCGCCATAGGCGACACAGTGTGTCCGCCCATGAGCTGCAGAAGAGGCAACTCTACGAGCAGCTTTACAAGCGAAAGGAGCGCAAGAAGCGTGAGAACGTATACGACCGGAAAT
This DNA window, taken from Drosophila nasuta strain 15112-1781.00 chromosome 2L, ASM2355853v1, whole genome shotgun sequence, encodes the following:
- the LOC132795104 gene encoding uncharacterized protein LOC132795104 isoform X2, which codes for MQKITEYHFEESRKMHGIKRVLVFCIMIVILPATLIIMPLYLRNTVFADVVYPVAESDIIEIRDGISSIFCEKHTLKMNSHFNAFQLQNKPEISTSRKHIRLKKSMTLPDDTLEYWGFFLLKGARVSLKFCSLYNGSRILVVKGKRELKLCGLTDHNKNKLGANYAQGHDQVKVFFEDVLEITEEKLPAEGLLEHENHGGEDLTEDHVPFNVTAVNGTAVNGTAVNATALNVTTTTASPAKLFRKKLKKGSRFHQPHVKSAEAIELGDNATETANRHRRHSVSAHELQKRQLYEQLYKRKERKKRENVYDRKYSHGGNAMNFTETDESNSISSFETGLFTCFNGAILLAEGFPPKSACTNRHFLEKGKQDTVMQNITEDGYYYYIFYSDNDLVRNDIHAIFDIYKPTFQYANLSESRSCLNSTDCTFSIGFLSDEIVVVEVPTRDGIEHEEDDITYLISTCHPRSAIYALFPISVLVLILSCSFL
- the LOC132795104 gene encoding uncharacterized protein LOC132795104 isoform X1; this encodes MDAKSLMKRNSPISASQLHYYHTDFYYSMPDLHKSRKMHGIKRVLVFCIMIVILPATLIIMPLYLRNTVFADVVYPVAESDIIEIRDGISSIFCEKHTLKMNSHFNAFQLQNKPEISTSRKHIRLKKSMTLPDDTLEYWGFFLLKGARVSLKFCSLYNGSRILVVKGKRELKLCGLTDHNKNKLGANYAQGHDQVKVFFEDVLEITEEKLPAEGLLEHENHGGEDLTEDHVPFNVTAVNGTAVNGTAVNATALNVTTTTASPAKLFRKKLKKGSRFHQPHVKSAEAIELGDNATETANRHRRHSVSAHELQKRQLYEQLYKRKERKKRENVYDRKYSHGGNAMNFTETDESNSISSFETGLFTCFNGAILLAEGFPPKSACTNRHFLEKGKQDTVMQNITEDGYYYYIFYSDNDLVRNDIHAIFDIYKPTFQYANLSESRSCLNSTDCTFSIGFLSDEIVVVEVPTRDGIEHEEDDITYLISTCHPRSAIYALFPISVLVLILSCSFL
- the LOC132795104 gene encoding uncharacterized protein LOC132795104 isoform X3, which produces MHGIKRVLVFCIMIVILPATLIIMPLYLRNTVFADVVYPVAESDIIEIRDGISSIFCEKHTLKMNSHFNAFQLQNKPEISTSRKHIRLKKSMTLPDDTLEYWGFFLLKGARVSLKFCSLYNGSRILVVKGKRELKLCGLTDHNKNKLGANYAQGHDQVKVFFEDVLEITEEKLPAEGLLEHENHGGEDLTEDHVPFNVTAVNGTAVNGTAVNATALNVTTTTASPAKLFRKKLKKGSRFHQPHVKSAEAIELGDNATETANRHRRHSVSAHELQKRQLYEQLYKRKERKKRENVYDRKYSHGGNAMNFTETDESNSISSFETGLFTCFNGAILLAEGFPPKSACTNRHFLEKGKQDTVMQNITEDGYYYYIFYSDNDLVRNDIHAIFDIYKPTFQYANLSESRSCLNSTDCTFSIGFLSDEIVVVEVPTRDGIEHEEDDITYLISTCHPRSAIYALFPISVLVLILSCSFL